The Anolis carolinensis isolate JA03-04 chromosome 1, rAnoCar3.1.pri, whole genome shotgun sequence genome window below encodes:
- the LOC134297354 gene encoding uncharacterized protein LOC134297354, whose protein sequence is MFMFPTVKVPGDTTKSLVCSFRSGCGELTLSQEYGHHPAVAVRCNMQVEDEELLGAGGGRSERATPETDAEFHQLAALASSTAYAQPNGVTQRRGVVRGDSTGGEEGSPSPGPQKMVFLEERMSAMETTLAVMSRAMERLAVLAEPERGRELRASSMWDVSMGSSQGFADLPAPKGREMRKEPGARPKIQTSLTRVEESDDEGEKPPRIPATLPTETLVPLANAGRGTGQREAAAGPTGPQGGLRRAEDWGLPPQGPLPRREELRIEFGGESSELDFFLTTVRGYMEDNAHTFRTESSRVRAIGAVLKRGAASWYVQLHARRDPCLGSLRRFMGALETRFRDPLEQIRAREELKTVSQGQRSVSEYAEEFQCLAEKVPEWSAVTKIELFKEGLRREILSWAVHRDEPDTLRGWIQLAGRVETSLAQARRHRGGLQQRPQMKEGSRKEGSTPAGRRTEPTGNVSTSRRGCFVCGRLGHRAAECWQRKGEGGGPPKPRAVAGKRAEEEPPMRHHSGGLDEGEEDAMSEPCY, encoded by the exons atgttcatgtttcctacagtaaaagttcctggtgataccacaaagagtctcgtgtgttcattcaggagcggctgtggtgagctgacactaagccaagaatacggacaccatcccgctgtagcggtgaggtgtaacatgcaagtggaggatgaagagctcttgggcgccggaggaggaaggtcggaaagggccactcccgagacggacgctgagttccaccagctggcggccctggcgtcatccaccgcttatgcccagccaaatggggtaacccagaggcgcggagtggtgcggggagatagcaccggaggagaggaaggttcaccttccccaggcccgcaaaagatggtgtttctggaggagaggatgtcggcgatggagaccaccctggcagtgatgtcgagggcgatggagcgcctggcggttttggcggagccggagcgaggaagggaactccgggctagctcaatgtgggacgtgagcatgggaagcagccagggctttgcagacctcccagcaccgaagggaagggaaatgcgaaaggagcccggtgcccggcccaagatccaaacgagcctgacgcgggtggaggagagtgacgacgaaggggaaaagcctccgagaatcccggctacgctcccaactgagaccctggtgcccctggcgaatgccgggcgtggcacaggacaaagggaagcagcagcggggcccactggcccgcaagggggcttgcgacgggcggaggattggggattgccaccacaggggcccctaccgagacgagaggaactaaggatcgagtttgggggagagtcctctgaactggattttttcctgaccacggtgaggggctatatggaggacaatgcccacactttcagaacggaatccagccgggtacgggccattggagcagtgttgaagaggggagcggccagctggtacgttcaactacacgcgcggcgcgacccatgtctggggtcactccgacgctttatgggggccctggagacccgtttccgagatccactggagcagatccgggcgagggaggagttgaagaccgtctcccaggggcagaggtcggtatctgagtatgcggaggagttccaatgcctcgctgaaaaggtgccggaatggtctgcagtgacaaagatagaactcttcaaagaggggctcaggcgggagatcctctcctgggcggtgcatcgtgatgagcctgacacactgcgcggatggattcagctggcggggcgcgtcgagacatcgctggcccaggcgaggaggcaccgaggagggctacagcagcggccgcagatgaaagaggggagccggaaggagggatcaaccccagccgggaggagaacggagccgacagggaacgtgagcaccagcaggaggggctgcttcgtgtgcggccgtttgggccacagggctgccgagtgctggcagagaaaaggggaaggcggaggcccgcccaaaccaagagccgtggcagggaaacgcgccgaggaagaaccaccgatgaggcaccactcgggggggttg gacgaaggggaggaggacgccatgtcagaaccctgctactag